Proteins encoded by one window of Cloeon dipterum chromosome 4, ieCloDipt1.1, whole genome shotgun sequence:
- the LOC135943368 gene encoding wee1-like protein kinase 2, with protein MDIAQKKLDFDSHDESAEDPFYKSDDKLSFPEDMGITSSPLSHHSRLLSPRKGKRQLRTSFRKWKVDDEMDVDYPSSPPLVQRSNNRRAAPTSSSRPSFSPPSKKVTALRLFDTPNTPRTIFKKSKISGNPASWLDDSRANRNLADLAVANTNPFTPEVLRKNIRKRPRSSNINSLHSSATSVNANSSLQSMEDSMLRASTSIGDDEDEECSQPRKRYAIHDSNIPRYRKEFLELEIIGSGEFGSVYKCINRLDGVTYAIKRSIRPIAGSSDEQRALNEVYAHAVLGSHPHVVRYYSAWGEDSHMIIQNEYCGGGSLADRLHKLRAAGAGLPLLPERELCRIMLHVSRGLHFIHRAGLVHLDIKPGNIFMAQEVKVVTVNALNSFGEATEDEDPLSDSEKDEVTYKIGDLGHVTSIDTPKVEDGDCRYLPKELLNDDHTHLTKADIFSLGLTIYDAAGAGPLPKNGDDWQAYRDGKLPALPYISSSLNELIKSMVHPNPVERPSASQVANHPSISDAAFEGMNMREVDLQRQIKDQELKTQLLEKKLKTANRIIKMSQELRSLPFPEEDTLDDNSNVKQPVELKPSKSRLVGSRTKRSVSTTNF; from the exons ATGGACATTGCTCAGAAGAAACTCGACTTCGACAGTCACGACGAATCTGCCGAGGATCCCTTTTACAAATCTGACGACAAGTTAAGTTTCCCTGAAGACATGGGCATCACGAGCAGCCCCCTTTCACACCACAGCAGACTGCTAAGTCCTCGAAAAGGCAAGCGGCAATTGCGGACCAGCTTCCGAAAGTGGAAAGTGGACGATGAAATGGATGTCGATTACCCTTCATCGCCGCCGTTGGTACAGAGGAGCAACAACAGAAGAGCAGCACCTACCTCCTCCTCGAGGCCTTCCTTCTCGCCACCTTCGAAGAAAGTCACCGCTCTGAGATTGTTCGACACCCCAAACACTCCGAGGACCATCTTTAAGAAGAGCAAGATCAGCGGCAACCCTGCCAGTTGGCTTGATGATAGCCGCGCTAACAGAAATCTTGCAGACCTTGCCGTCGCTAACACCAACCCGTTCACCCCTGAGGTCTTGAGAAAAAACATTCGTAAAAGACCAAGAtcatcaaatataaattcactACACTC gtCAGCTACCTCGGTGAATGCCAACTCGTCCTTGCAATCCATGGAGGATTCGATGCTTCGTGCCTCTACCTCCATAGGCGACGATGAAGATGAGGAGTGCTCACAACCTAGGAAGAGATATGCCATTCATGATTCAAACATTCCACGTTACCGCAAA GAATTCCTCGAACTTGAAATAATAGGATCTGGAGAATTCGGAAGTGTCTACAAGTGCATCAATAGACTGGATGGTGTTACCTATGCTATCAAAAGAAGTATTCGCCCCATTGCTGGCTCATCTGATGA GCAAAGAGCTCTGAACGAAGTATACGCACACGCTGTTCTCGGAAGTCATCCACATGTCGTGAGATACTACTCCGCGTGGGGAGAGGACAGTCACATGATCATTCAGAATGAATATTGCGGCGGCGGAAGTCTGGCTGATCGTCTGCACAAGCTGCGAGCTGCTGGAGCAGGTTTGCCACTGTTGCCTGAGCGAGAGCTTTGCCGCATTATGCTGCACGTGAGTCGTGGACTGCACTTCATCCATCGCGCCGGACTTGTCCACCTGGACATCAAGCCTGGCAACATTTTCATGGCTCAAGAGGTGAAAGTTGTGACCGTCAACGCTCTCAACTCTTTTGGGGAAGCCACCGAAGACGAGGATCCTCTATCTGATTCAGAGAAAGATGAGGTCACTTACAAAATTG GCGACTTGGGTCACGTTACCAGCATTGACACGCCGAAAGTTGAAGATGGAGACTGTCGTTACCTGCCAAAGGAATTGCTCAATGATGACCACACTCATCTCACTAAGGCAGACATTTTCTCATTAG GTTTAACTATCTACGATGCCGCTGGGGCTGGTCCTCTCCCCAAGAATGGGGATGACTGGCAAGCTTATAGAGACGGCAAACTTCCTGCTCTGCCATACATCAGCTCTTCTCTAAATGAATTGATCAAG TCGATGGTGCATCCAAATCCGGTCGAGCGACCGTCCGCCTCACAAGTGGCCAATCATCCTAGTATAAGTGATGCTGCCTTCGAGGGCATGAACATGCGTGAAGTCGATCTGCAAAGGCAGATCAAAGACCAAGAACTGAAAACACAACTTCTAGAGAAGAAGCTGAAAACCGCTAATAGAATAATCAAGATGTCGCAGGAGTTGCGATCATTGCCGTTCCCTGAAGAGGACACTCTTGATGACAACAGCAATGTGAAACAGCCTGTTGAGCTGAAGCCAAGCAAAAGCAGGCTGGTCGGCTCACGCACTAAGAGGAGCGTGAGCACCACCAACTTCTGA
- the RpA-70 gene encoding replication protein A 70 kDa DNA-binding subunit, which yields MAVVLSEGSIKGLAVQKQNAEELGYPNVQIIALKKVSKNGEHERYRVNISDGVHFLSSGVLASQLNAKVESGDLVEYTIVTLKHTINSSIKGKSGSGDRNILIILDCEVVVHGSEINEKIGNPTAVSDKDIADASERENGNVNHATAAPRAAEQSKPSPAIPSPAIVNRDLSPVGQQPTKRPRLDMGVHENNIRPIMSINPFQNKWVIKARVMSKPPIKHYENQRGPGKLFSLEIKDSSGEIRATAFNEEVDKFYDHIKEGKVYLIGNCTVKTANKKFSNLKHDYELTFNRDTFVNEIEDDSSLPVMEFQNVTIESLKNLAVDTIVDIVAVCQATSDCQTLMSRATQKELKKRDITLVDDSKHAITLTLWGEQAQNFDGSTNPVVAIRNALVKEFQGSKSLSTGHSAVMAINPDIQISHHLKGWYENYGYSMTFSGVSDGTPGAPKLGYEPWKNLISVKEEQLGNGEKPDYLGVVAHVMAIKRENCYYLACPKPECKKKVIDNGNGNYLCNKCNFEYQDCNPRLIVNVNVADWTSNTWVTLFDEEAKQMLGITDNKEFVKLQENNQEAYNAIFDAARFKQLQLKLRIKMETYNDEKRIKSSVVKMEQLDLTHHNARLLSEINQMRAQLNV from the exons ATGGCCGTCGTTCTCAGCGAAGGAAGCATCAAGGGGTTGGCAGTCCAGAAACAAAATGCTGAAGAACTTGGCTACCCGAATGTGCAGATCATCGCCCTAAAAAAAGTGAGCAAGAATGGCGAGCACGAAAGGTACCGGGTCAACATCTCTGATGGCGTGCACTTCCTGTCCTCCGGAGTGCTGGCATCTCAGCTAAATGCGAAGGTTGAATCCGGGGACCTTGTGGAATACACCATTGTTACTTTAAAACACACCATCAACAGCAGTATCAAGGGCAAAAGTGGCTCAG gCGACAGAAACATACTGATTATTCTGGACTGCGAGGTTGTGGTGCATGGTTCTGAAATCAATGAGAAGATCGGTAACCCTACAGCTGTGTCCGACAAGGACATAGCTGACGCCTCAGAGAGGGAGAATGGAAACGTGAATCATGCAACTGCAGCTCCCCGCGCCGCTGAGCAGAGCAAGCCTTCGCCGGCCATACCTTCGCCAGCAATTGTGAATCGAGATTTGTCTCCTGTCGGGCAGCAGCCCACAAAGAGGCCCAGACTGGACATGGGTGTGCACGAAAACAACATCCGCCCCATCATGTCCATCAACCCATTCCAGAACAAGTGGGTCATCAAGGCCAGGGTCATGTCAAAACCTCCAATCAAACACTATGAAAATCAACGAGGTCCGGGCAAGCTCTTCAGTTTGGAAATCAAGGACAGTTCTGGAGAAATCAGAGCTACTGCCTTCAATGAGGAA GTGGATAAGTTCTACGACCATATTAAAGAGGGAAAGGTCTACCTGATTGGAAACTGTACTGTCAAAACAGCCAACAAGAAGTTTTCCAACTTGAAGCATGACTACGAACTGACCTTCAACCGCGATACTTTCGTCAATGAAATCGAGGATGACTCAAGCTTGCCcgtcatggaattccaaaatgTCACCATTGAATCCCTCAAGAATCTTGCTGTTGATACGATTGTGGACATTGTTGCTGTCTGCCAGGCTACGTCAGATTGTCAGACCTTGATGTCACGGGCAACCCAAAAGGAACTGAAAAAGAGAGACATCACCCTTGTGGATGACTCCAAGCATGCTATCACCCTTACTCTGTGGGGAGAACAGGCACAAAACTTTGACGGTAGCACCAACCCGGTTGTTGCCATCCGCAACGCCTTGGTCAAGGAGTTTCAGGGCAGCAAGAGCCTCAGCACTGGACACTCTGCAGTCATGGCG ATCAACCCTGACATCCAGATTTCGCACCATCTCAAAGGGTGGTATGAAAATTATGGTTACAGCATGACATTCAGTGGAGTGTCTGATGGTACCCCTGGAGCACCAA aactAGGCTACGAACCTTGGAAGAACCTGATCTCCGTGAAGGAAGAGCAGTTGGGCAATGGCGAGAAGCCTGATTACTTGGGCGTTGTGGCCCACGTCATGGCCATTAAGAGAGAAAATTGCTACTACTTGGCCTGCCCAAAACCCGAGTGCAAGAAAAAG GTGATTGACAATGGAAATGGCAACTACCTTTGCAACAAGTGCAACTTCGAGTATCAGGACTGCAACCCACGGCTGATAGTGAATGTGAATGTCGCTGACTGGACGAGCAACACCTGGGTGACCCTCTTTGATGAGGAAGCCAAACAGATGCTTGGAATCACCGACAACAAGGAGTTTGTCAAACtgcaagaaaataatcaagaaGCTTACAACGCCATTTTCGATGCTGCTCGCTTCAAGCAGCTGCAGTTGAAACTGCGGATCAAGATGGAAACATACAATGACGAGAAGCGAATCAAATCGTCCGTCGTCAAAATGGAACAGCTTGACTTGACCCATCACAACGCTCGCCTCCTGAGCGAGATCAACCAAATGAGAGCCCAGCTCAACGTTTAA